From Coffea arabica cultivar ET-39 chromosome 2e, Coffea Arabica ET-39 HiFi, whole genome shotgun sequence, the proteins below share one genomic window:
- the LOC140036191 gene encoding uncharacterized protein produces MITLPSGIRVRTHSPHQPTKLVRSARSGEAQRFFSWRHLWEPRAGGAQTSKAKERENESSLILSEDESRDLPPKRKRPRTPPRPRASVVGDNERCSSGRTAGSRRKNPSQWKPGRNEPNRSPDRSAKKRLRDLPPWKPVRDELEQILRPQLYEDKYTASPFTQEIEDCPLPRRFKIPNIELYDASTDPEDHLSVFLTHMRLQTAADEIRYKTFPMFLKGRARLWFQGLAPESIRSFPELARQFVAQFVSSKTYSKNAAHLMAIRQKPDESLRNFMARFNTESLQIRDKDEKVVMAAFMNGFRAEELFYKLAEKSPGDLEELRTRAHAAANAEEAARLKRESDKEIGNRRGRENLPENKDGPAKKNVFDRLSKEKTPAQRPLPEKGYTPLTRPRTQILAVMEAEGLGERPPKMGTPRNKRNQDRYCALHRDVGHDTKGCWALRKEIEDLIQRGFLGRFVWPGRPGQEPGRTHRGDRGESQRHDRPERRDIPWTHSPDQDTQNLAGVINTIVGGPTRRNSHAARKNRGPLPEGDDSLKPLRMDDEITFGPRDAVLLASGNHEAIVIDVVTNNYRVKKVYVDQRSAVDILFYRVFRELDLEDGQLTPVRTPLVGFTGTPINSEGMITLMVMVVAQTTSLEPYISGEEARQLDTQDEIEEFPLGEERPDRVLRIGASLPSEEKEGLKVLLREYSQVFACTIEDMPEIPTNLAVHHLNVDPRFKPVKQKKRNFPPERNEVVKKEVGKLLESKIILEVYYPTWLTNPVLVKKEDQSWKMCVDFTDLNKAFPKDCFPLPRIDRLVDSTVGFDVLCFLDAFKGYHQIEMAEEHREKTSFITEEGTYYYRTMPFGLKNAGATYQCLVNKLF; encoded by the exons ATGATAACGCTCCCCAGCGGCATAAG GGTCAGGACACACTCTCCTCATCAGCCTACCAAGCTCgtcaggtcagctcggtctggggaagctcagcgcttcttcagttggcgccATCTGTGGGAACCGAGAG CTGGGGGCGCGCAAACTTCCAAGGCAAAGGAGAGAGAGAATGAGTCATCTCTCATTCTCTCGGAGGATGAGTCGCGGGACCTACCCCCCAAGAGGAAACGGCCACGGACTCCCCCTCGGCCACGAGCCTCGGTGGTCGGAGATAACGAGAGGTGTTCCAGCGGCCGGACCGCTGGGAGCCGGCGGAAAAACCCCTCCCAGTGGAAGCCCGGGCGGAATGAGCCTAATCGCTCCCCCGATCGATCCGCCAAGAAACGACTGCGCGACCTTCCCCCGTGGAAGCCTGTCCGGGATGAGCTCGAGCAGATCTTGCGGCCGCAATTATACGAGGACAAGTACACAGCCTCGCCTTTTACCCAGGAGATAGAGGACTGTCCGCTACCTCGGAGATTCAAGATCCCGAACATTGAGCTGTATGACGCTTCGACTGATCCGGAGGACCACCTCTCGGTCTTCCTGACGCACATGCGTCTGCAAACAGCCGCAGATGAAATCCGTTACAAGACCTTCCCCATGTTTCTGAAGGGGAGGGCCCGGCTCTGGTTCCAGGGTCTAGCACCAGAGTCCATCCGAAGTTTTCCCGAACTGGCCAGGCAGTTCGTCGCCCAGTTCGTCTCTTCAAAGACCTATTCGAAGAACGCGGCTCACTTGATGGCAATCAGGCAGAAGCCGGACGAGTCCCTGAGAAATTTCATGGCTCGCTTCAACACGGAGAGCCTGCAGATCAGGGACAAGGATGAGAAGGTGGTGATGGCTGCCTTCATGAACGGGTTCAGGGCAGAGGAGCTCTTCTACAAGTTGGCTGAGAAGTCTCCCGGAGATCTGGAAGAGCTCCGGACCAGAGCGCACGCAGCCGCTAACGCAGAGGAGGCGGCACGCCTGAAGAGAGAGTCAGATAAGGAGATCGGAAATCGGAGAGGACGTGAAAACCTCCCTGAAAACAAGGACGGCCCGGCTAAGAAGAATGTTTTTGACCGACTCTCAAAGGAGAAAACCCCCGCTCAACGGCCGCTTCCGGAAAAGGGGTACACCCCCCTAACTCGACCCAGAACCCAGATCCTGGCCGTTATGGAGGCGGAGGGCCTAGGAGAACGGCCGCCTAAGATGGGGACACCCCGGAACAAGAGAAATCAGGACCGGTATTGCGCTCTTCACCGTGACGTCGGGCATGACACGAAGGGGTGCTGGGCCCTGCGTAAGGAGATCGAGGACCTGATCCAGCGCGGCTTCTTGGGGCGATTTGTGTGGCCAGGTCGACCCGGCCAGGAACCAGGACGTACCCACCGCGGAGATAGAGGCGAGAGCCAGCGTCACGACCGTCCTGAGCGGCGTGATATTCCTTGGACTCACTCCCCCGACCAGGATACCCAGAACCTAGCAGGGGTGATAAACACCATTGTCGGGGGTCCCACGAGGAGGAACAGCCATGCAGCTCGGAAAAACAGGGGACCTCTCCCCGAAGGGGACGATTCCCTGAAGCCCCTGCGCATGGACGACGAGATCACCTTCGGACCAAGGGATGCGGTTCTCCTGGCATCCGGGAACCACGAGGCCATCGTAATAGACGTCGTAACCAATAACTATCGAGTGAAGAAGGTGTACGTCGACCAAAGAAGTGCGGTGGACATcctattttatcgggtgttcaGAGAGCTCGACTTGGAGGATGGACAGTTGACCCCTGTTCGGACACCCCTGGTGGGTTTCACCGGAACACCCATCAACTCGGAGGGGATGATCACCCTGATGGTTATG GTGGTCGCCCAGACGACCAGCTTGGAGCCCTACATCTCGGGGGAAGAGGCCCGACAGTTGGATACCCAGGACGAGATCGAAGAGTTCCCCTTGGGAGAGGAAAGGCCGGATCGGGTCCTCCGCATCGGCGCGTCGTTACCTTCCGAGGAGAAGGAGGGTTTGAAAGTCCTGCTAAGGGAGTACTCCCAGGTCTTCGCGTGCACGATCGAGGACATGCCCGAGATTCCGACTAATCTGGCCGTCCACCACCTCAACGTAGATCCCCGCTTCAAACCCGTAaagcagaagaagaggaatTTCCCCCCGGAGAGGAATGAGGTGGTCAAGAAGGAGGTCGGCAAGCTGCTGGAATCTAAGATCATCCTGGAGGTGTATTACCCGACCTGGCTAACCAACCCCGTCTTGGTGAAGAAGGAGGACCAGTCTTGGAAGATGTGCGTGGACTTCACAGATCTCAATAAGGCCTTCCCAAAGGACTGCTTCCCCTTGCCAAGGATCGACAGGTTAGTAGATTCTACTGTGGGTTTTGACGTTTTGTGTTTCTTGGATGCTTTCAAGGGATACCACCAGATAGAGATGGCCGAAGAACATCGGGAAAAGACCTCCTTCATTACTGAGGAAGGAACTTACTACTACCGGACAATGCCGTTTGGGCTAAAGAACGCTGGAGCCACCTACCAGTGCTTGGTCAACAAACTGTTCTAG
- the LOC140036192 gene encoding uncharacterized protein has product MAPCRMLNQIPRELTDWKNNMTHEVKRLFKYVGHLPSLLSITPNVAIIQALLEYWDPEGSIFRFGECELTPTLEEIEGLLQIPGKGYPMIYPTNGTREQFYRFLGLRQVSMNQHPDARSCPLEFLYERFGERGSYEQYRTDFFISKEQWVEKRVQAFGLALINLLLFPQKHGKITFFTINMVQSLFSGINGMTPTLVPVIIADIFMAATECQKKRGFFYGSNLILQMWAMEHLAKRTLNPLGSCLPAENWIESHRERVKKYYRIASPTQFIQEFDNLTPEKIQWVLDWTKVRDPVFTTTQHSFIPLAGTNGLVAYIPQRVMRQFGYPQRIPMIQGLENIRLNTVAESRSMVLEAWGNLLSLESLHLDQVNKLEPKVISEYNEWIKLTIEQARKKSQSAPVSPEEQIDKLKKELEDYQLQLIVADHALEDARAQLKWETRKTEKLERALDAFDKIREGIRKLSIGRSKESQRTSLARHEDFVKMVNRTINEAIFFTIATQRSPIITRSRSRALRQPVNMSSMPEASERSAMVTSPDFTALGAQLSEVLDKFNDLSVEMAAQRLVIDQLVTSNSGGGVPNDREPVDTHPHAQDNQPPHTSNAQTTFLPSFANPLENTFTQLNSDLSYTHPNYILINPTSNQIPQTHPQTNLNVPPNPQEPHHHVAAPFVLDTAAQGKAAVEEQPVPIDKDLLRRLDRFDDFMKKNQGLSRHSGLDYDELCLFPDIQLPLGFKTPKFSKYDGTGNPKTHLKMFANKLGKPVDDENLPMRLFPESLEGDALDWYSNLKSGEVKTWLDLSTAFVKQYEFNCELAPTRTTLEGTKRKPSEDHKTYAKRWRKLAAKVEPPMTEEEIVRTFIKAHDPPYFEEIFRMTGSSFAAIINKLEEYDEFVKAGKIVNVSALKLQLDALQNQSNIGKKSQFKKKEGETAFIWDQGPSFRPKNHPIYSVPYQYYTNAQPVYHATTQLHHSRPSHLNTSPLPPTPQPIFQNHSRPNYYPRPTLQNNNPSQNPFQTREVQNQRQFRTFTNLGRPIDQLYEQLRAAGKISTVPPKLYPRGPPDSYDPQAICAYHSGSPGHTTGNCWALKHKIQDMIDSGDIVLRRKGEQGPNVSKNPLPEHGNTVGVIIADEDCVDPTQYIVDETEVFGVMEADHARMRKLSPVEKSMTKDNVEGNLKSFVFEKEEPFIAEGGVSEVNKVPFILDLPSFEWDVSEPVILEFPEQMPVNNLQEIPWNYEEPSLLIGDKKCLKEEVPTIARFEKVAKNSEIGVQFKAKDNSSTPKPLVSEKEAVDFLKMLKRSEYKTVEQLDRMSTQISFLNLLLTSELHREALLKILNEAQVPKDIPVDKFSNIVGNVLAANHIAFSDDDLTVEGIGHNRALYISVRCNGKLLPRVLVDNGSALNICPWNTLTKLGFLDIKLRPSATVVRGFDSSKRESMGEVDLVLEIGPAQFQVTCQVMDFSGVYNILLGRPWIHASNSVPSSLHQILRFIANDQLITVFAEDDCTMIVDAKFNGENRQRNPISAHHVADIVSVGWASRDKSLTHSDLPEASIMMAREMIRGGYEIGKGLGRELQGILEPIEIPTQKDTFGLGFHPTAKDRKEMQARKQAEKKGKQTALNIPPLYHTFPRPSEVIMPETKNFVEEIEVDLSQLFVGAIDEEEPSENLEFLPIIEGAIQNWTADYFPSRREFRWPQIKPFDPLDVTILEFDGCNLDISHELEIMQSEIQNESDNEEEFESVSRDLIQYEEKSKPNLEETEIINIGTKTEVKEVKVSIHLNKKQKEEMIEFLMLFQDVFAWSYDDMPGISTDIVVHRLPIDPNFLPVKQKPRKFKPEMSLKIKEQVVKQLNAKIIMVSHYPTWLSNPVPVPKKSGEVRVCVDYRDLNKASPKDDFPLPNIHILLDNTAGHEIESFGDCFAGYHQILMAEEDREKTSFITPWGTFCYRVMPFGLKNAGATYQRTMTTLFHDMIHKEMEVYVDDIIIKSKKVDDHLVDLKKLFERLRKYNLKLNPAKCAFGAPADCQQAFDKIKNYLLNPPVLVPPQPGRPLIMYLSVLDEAVGCVLGQHDESGRKEQAIYYLSKKFTAYEANYSFLERSCCALAWAAQKLRHYLLGYTTYLISRSDPLKYLLEKSMPTGRMAKWQMILSEFDIVFTTQKAVKGQVIADHLAENPRDDDYQPLHTYFPDEEILFVGAVEDMSEQYPGWRLFFDGASNSFGAGIGAVLVSPEGKHYPATAKLRFPCTNNMAEYEACIFGLKMALDMEIKDLIAFSDSDLLVHQTLKQWVTRDSKIMLYHCNLLSLASKFRNLELRHIPRTRNAFADALATLSSMIQHPDELVIEPIQIQLQNRPAHCLVTERVTDGRSWYKDIKEFMKTGSYPPDTDSVAKIFLRRMSSRFFLNGEVLYKKTSDLGLLRCINEEEADYMMKEVHSGVCGPHMNGHLLAKKIMRTGYFWLTMEHDCVDFVRKCVKCQMHGDIIRAPPTELHSMTAPWPCSIWGMDVIGTIDPSASNGHRFILVAIEYFTKWVEAASYKHVTKKVVSDFLRNNIICRFGVPETLITDNAKNLNNDMVDGLCEQFKIKHRNSAIYRPQMNGAVEAANKNLKKIIRKMTEAHRDWHEKLPYALMAYRTTIRTSTGATPFSLMYGMEAVLPAEVEIPSLRILMEAQIEEAEWVRERQEQLSLIDEKRLNAVCHGQCYQQRMARAYNKKVKPRLFEVGDKVLKRILPMQDEAKGKFAPNWQGPFIVKKVLSGGALILMEMDGQIFPQPINADMCKKFFI; this is encoded by the exons ATGGCTCCGTGCAGAATGCTGAACCAGATACCTCGGGAACTAACAGACTGGAAAAATAATATGACACATGAGGTGAAAAGACTGTTCAAATATGTGGGACATTTACCGAGTCTTCTAAGCATAACTCCAAATGTTGCAATCATTCAAGCTCTACTTGAGTACTGGGATCCAGAAGGTTCTATTTTTCGATTCGGTGAATGTGAACTAACACCAACTTTAGAAGAAATAGAAGGATTATTGCAGATACCTGGGAAAGGTTATCCTATGATATATCCAACTAATGGAACAAGGGAACAGTTTTATAGGTTTTTGGGATTAAGGCAGGTTAGTATGAACCAACATCCGGATGCGAGATCGTGTCCGTTAGAGTTTCTGTATGAACGATTTGGAGAAAGAGGGTCCTATGAACAGTACCGAACCGATTTTTTTATAAGTAAGGAGCAATGGGTAGAGAAGCGAGTGCAAGCGTTTGGATTAGCTTTGATCAATCTGTTGTTGTTCCCGCAAAAGCATGGAAAGATCACATTTTTCACTATCAACATGGTTCAGAGCCTATTTTCAGGGATTAATGGAATGACCCCTACCTTGGTGCCTGTAATCATTGCCGACATCTTCATGGCCGCTACTGAATGTCAAAAGAAAAGAGGTTTCTTTTATGGGTCAAATTTGATACTCCAAATGTGGGCAATGGAGCATCTAGCGAAGAGAACGCTCAATCCTTTGGGATCTTGTCTCCCCGCAGAGAATTGGATCGAATCACACCGAGAAAGGGTCAAAAAGTATTATCGAATTGCATCTCCGACTCAGTTTATTCAAGAGTTCGATAACTTGACACCTGAGAAAATACAATGGGTTTTGGATTGGACAAAAGTTAGGGATCCGGTTTTCACGACTACCCAACACAGTTTTATCCCCCTAGCAGGCACCAATGGATTGGTCGCATATATTCCGCAACGAGTCATGAGGCAATTTGGGTATCCGCAAAGAATTCCGATGATACAAGGGCTTGAAAATATCAGACTCAACACAGTTGCTGAAAGTCGGAGCATGGTATTGGAAGCTTGGGGAAATCTTCTTAGTTTAGAGAGCTTGCACTTGGATCAAGTGAACAAATTGGAACCTAAGGTCATTTCAGAGTATAATGAGTGGATCAAACTGACAATTGAACAAGCTCGAAAGAAGTCACAGTCCGCTCCTGTCAGCCCTGAAGAGCAGATAGACAAGCTGAAGAAAGAACTCGAGGATTATCAATTGCAACTCATAGTGGCCGACCATGCCCTGGAAGACGCTCGAGCGCAATTAAAGTGGGagacaagaaaaactgaaaagttGGAGAGAGCCCTGGATGCATTTGACAAAATTCGAGAAGGAATTCGGAAGCTTAGTATAGGAAGGTCTAAGGAGTCTCAACGTACTAGTTTAGCAAGGCATGAGGATTTTGTAAAAATGGTCAATCGAACCATCAATGAAGCT ATATTTTTCACAATTGCTACCCAAAGAAGCCCCATCATCACCAGGTCTCGAAGTAGAGCCTTGAGACAGcctgtaaacatgagttcaatGCCTGAGGCTTCGGAAAGATCTGCTATGGTTACATCACCGGACTTCACAGCATTGGGAGCTCAGTTAAGTGAGGTACTTGACAAGTTCAATGACTTAAGTGTTGAAATGGCCGCACAGAGGCTTGTCATTGATCAGTTGGTAACAAGCAATAGCGGTGGTGGTGTCCCAAATGACCGAGAACCTGTCGATACCCACCCACATGCACAAGACAATCAACCACCTCACACATCCAATGCCCAGACAactttccttccttccttcgcTAATCCCCTTGAAAATACCTTTACCCAACTAAATTCAGACCTTTCCTATACGCATCCGAATTATATACTGATTAACCCAACCAGTAACCAAATCCCTCAAACCCATCCACAAACTAATCTGAACGTTCCCCCCAACCCTCAGGAACCTCACCATCACGTTGCAGCACCTTTTGTGTTGGACACTGCAGCTCAAGGGAAGGCGGCGGTAGAAGAACAACCTGTGCCTATTGACAAAGATCTGTTGAGAAGATTGGATCGATTCGATGATTTTATGAAAAAGAATCAAGGATTGAGCAGGCATAGTGGGTTGGATTACGATGAATTGTGTCTTTTCCCAGATATTCAGCTACCATTGGGATTCAAAACTCCCAAATTCAGCAAATATGATGGAACTGGAAATCCCAAGACGCATCTTAAgatgtttgccaacaagttaggTAAGCCAGTGGATGATGAAAATTTGCCTATGCGTCTATTTCCGGAAAGTTTAGAGGGGGACGCTCTAGAttggtattcaaatttgaaatctgGAGAGGTAAAAACTTGGTTAGATCTGTCAACAGCTTTTGTGAAGCAGTATGAGTTTAATTGTGAATTGGCACCAACACGAACAACACTGGAGGGTACAAAAAGAAAGCCATCGGAAGATCACAAGACCTATGCAAAGCGGTGGAGAAAGTTAGCTGCCAAAGTGGAGCCACCCATGACTGAGGAGGAGATTGTTCGTACTTTCATCAAGGCTCATGATCCACCCTACTTCGAAgagatttttcgcatgactggaagTTCATTTGCCGCTATTATTAACAAGTTGGAGGAATACGACGAGTTTGTCAAGGcagggaagattgttaatgtatCGGCATTGAAGTTGCAATTGGATGCTCTACAGAATCAAAGCAACATTGGGAAAAAGTCCcaattcaagaagaaagaaggagaaacTGCTTTTATATGGGATCAAGGCCCGTCTTTTAGACCCAAAAACCATCCCATCTATTCTGTTCCTTACCAGTATTACACCAACGCTCAACCAGTCTACCACGCTACTACCCAACTCCATCATTCCCGACCAAGTCATTTGAATACCTCACCATTACCTCCGACTCCACAACCTATCTTTCAAAATCACTCCCGTCCCAATTATTATCCCAGACCAACCCTACAAAATAATAACCCTTCTCAAAATCCTTTTCAAACCAGGGAAGTGCAAAATCAAAGGCAATTTCGAACCTTCACCAATTTGGGCCGACCCATTGATCAATTGTATGAGCAGTTAAGAGCAGCGGGAAAAATTAGCACTGTTCCTCCCAAACTCTATCCCAGAGGTCCTCCTGACAGTTATGATCCACAAGCAATCTGTGCCTACCATTCTGGAAGTCCAGGCCATACCACTGGCAATTGTTGGGCTCTAAAACATAAGATCCAGGATATGATTGATTCTGGAGACATCGTTCTTAGAAGAAAGGGAGAGCAGGGACCGAATGTTAGTAAGAATCCTTTACCTGAGCATGGGAACACTGTGGGAGTTATCATCGCTGATGAAGATTGTGTAGATCCCACTCAGTACATTGTAGATGAAACTGAAGTGTTTGGCGTGATGGAGGCTGATCATGCGAGAATGAGAAAACTGTCGCCTGTTGAAAAGTCCATGACTAAGGATAATGTCGAGGgaaatttgaaatcttttgTGTTTGAAAAAGAGGAGCCATTCATAGCAGAAGGGGGAGTTTCCGAGGTTAACAAAGTTCCTTTTATTCTGGATCTGCCATCTTTTGAATGGGATGTATCAGAGCCTGTTATTCTCGAATTTCCAGAACAAATGCCTGTCAATAACTTGCAAGAGATACCATGGAACTACGAGGAACCTAGTCTGTTGATTGGAGATAAAAAATGCTTGAAGGAGGAGGTACCTACTATTGCCAGGTTTGAAAAAGTTGCGAAAAATTCCGAAATCGGCGTTCAATTCAAAGCCAAGGATAATTCTTCAACCCCCAAGCCTCTTGTGTCTGAAAAGGAAGCTGTGGATTTTTTAAAGATGCTGAAGAGAAGTGAGTACAAAACAGTGGAGCAATTGGATAGGATGTCTactcaaatttcttttctgaatcttctcttgaCCTCCGAGCTACATAGAGAAGCATTGCTCAAAATTCTGAATGAAGCTCAAGTCCCTAAGGATATTCCGGTGGATAAATTTTCTAACATCGTGGGGAATGTACTTGCTGCTAATCATATTGCCTTCTCTGATGACGATCTGACTGTAGAGGGGATCGGGCATAACAGAGCCTTGTATATATCAGTCCGTTGCAATGGAAAGCTGTTGCCGAGGGTTTTAGTGGATAATGGGTCAGCGTTGAATATCTGTCCATGGAACACTCTCACCAAGCTTGGATTTCTTGATATTAAACTCCGTCCATCTGCAACTGTGGTTCGAGGATTTGATAGTTCAAAAAGGGAATCTATGGGTGAAGTAGATCTGGTATTGGAGATAGGCcctgctcaattccaagttactTGCCAAGTCATGGACTTCTCCGGCGTTTACAATATTTTGCTTGGAAGACCTTGGATACATGCTTCCAATTCAGTGCCATCTTCGTTGCATCAAATATTGAGATTTATTGCGAATGATCAACTCATTACTGTGTTTGCTGAGGATGACTGTACCATGATCGTTGATGCAAAATTCAATGGTGAAAACAGACAAAGGAATCCAATTTCAGCTCATCATGTTGCTGACATCGTCTCTGTGGGATGGGCATCCAGGGATAAGTCTCTAACTCATTCAGATTTGCCAGAGGCCAGTATTATGATGGCGAGGGAGATGATCCGAGGCGGATACGAAATAGGAAAAGGTCTTGGGAGAGAATTACAAGGAATTTTGGAGCCAATAGAGATCCCGACGCAGAAGGATACATTTGGATTGGGATTTCATCCGACTGCTAAGGATAGAAAGGAAATGCAAGCTCGAAAACAAGCTGAAAAGAAGGGCAAGCAAACTGCCTTAAATATCCCGCCGCTATATCACACTTTTCCTCGTCCATCAGAAGTGATCATGccagaaacaaaaaattttgtggaagaaattgaagtggaccTATCTCAATTATTTGTCGGGGCAATTGATGAAGAGGAGCCATCAGAGAATTTAGAATTTTTGCCAATTATCGAGGGAGCCATTCAAAATTGGACTGCTGATTAttttccctctcgaagggaatttcg ATGGCCACAAATAAAACCCTTCGACCCTTTGGATGTCACCATTTTGGAATTCGATGGCTGCAATCTCGATATCTCTCATGAGCTTGAAATCATGcaatctgaaattcaaaacgagaGCGACAATGAGGAAGAATTTGAGTCTGTTTCCAGAGATTTAATACAGtatgaagagaaatccaaaCCCAACTTAGAAGAAACAGAAATCATCAATATTGGCACTAAGACCGAGGTTAAAGAGGTTAAAGTCAGCATTCATTTGAATAAGAAACAGAAGGAGGAAATGATTGAATTCTTAATGCTATTTCAAGATGTGTTCGCATGGTCCTACGATGATATGCCAGGGATCTCTACAGATATAGTGGTTCACAGGTTGCCAATTGATCCAAATTTTTTACCTGTAAAGCAGAAGCCGCGtaaattcaaaccagaaatgAGTCTCAAGATAAAGGAACAAGTTGTGAAGCAACTCAATGCTAAGATAATCATGGTGTCTCATTATCCCACCTGGCTATCGAACCCTGTGCCAGTGCCTAAGAAATCTGGTGAAGTGCGAGTATGTGTTGATTACAGAGATTTGAATAAGGCCAGTCCGAAAGACGATTTTCCTTTGCCAAACATTCATATTCTTTTGGACAATACTGCTGGACACGAAATTGAATCTTTTGGTGATTGTTTTGCTGGGTATCATCAAATTTTAATGGCAGAAGAAGACAGAGAGAAAACCTCTTTTATCACCCCATGGGGAACCTTTTGTTATCGAGTGATGCCTTTCGGGCTGAAAAATGCTGGAGCCACTTATCAGAGAACCATGACTACTTTGTTCCATGACATGATTCACAAGGAGATGGAggtttatgtggatgatatcataattAAATCCAAGAAGGTTGATgaccatttggttgatttaaAGAAGCTGTTTGAAAGATTGAGGAAGTATAATTTGAAGTTGAACCCTGCAAAATGTGCTTTTGGAGCTCCGGCTG ATTGTCAACAGGCTTTTGATAAGATCAAGAATTATTTGTTAAATCCTCCGGTCTTAGTGCCACCTCAGCCAGGGAGACCTCTGATTATGTATTTGTCTGTTCTTGATGAGGCTGTCGGATGCGTTCTGGGACAGCATGACGAGTCTGGGAGAAAGGAACAAGCCATCTACTATCTGAGCAAGAAATTTACAGCATATGAGGCCAACTATTCTTTCCTTGAGAGAAGTTGTTGTGCTTTAGCATGGGCAGCTCAGAAGTTGAGACATTATTTGCTCGGTTATACCACTTACTTGATTTCCCGTTCCGATCCTCTGAAATACCTGTTGGAAAAGTCGATGCCCACGGGACGTATGGCTAAGTGGCAAATGATCCTTTCCGAATTCGATATTGTCTTCACAACACAAAAGGCAGTCAAGGGTCAAGTTATAGCAgatcatttggcagaaaatccaaGAGATGATGATTATCAGCCATTGCATACCTACTTTCCTGATGAAGAAATCCTGTTCGTTGGAGCGGTTGAGGACATGAGTGAGCAGTATCCTGGATGGAGGTTATTTTTTGACGGTGCGTCAAACTCTtttggagctggaattggagcagTTTTAGTATCGCCTGAAGGGAAACATTATCCTGCTACTGCCAAATTACGATTTCCTTGTACCAACAACATGGCTGAGTATGAAGCTTGTatttttggattgaaaatgGCATTGGACATGGAGATCAAGGATCTGATAGcattcagtgattcagatttacTTGTGCACCAGACGCTTAAACAGTGGGTAACTCgggattcaaaaattatgttgTATCATTGTAACTTGCTTAGTTTGGCCAGCAAATTCAGGAATTTGGAACTCAGACATATTCCCCGCACTCGTAATGCCTTTGCTGATGCTTTAGCTACTCTGTCTTCGATGATCCAACATCCAGATGAGCTGGTGATTGAACCTATACAGATTCAACTTCAGAATAGGCCAGCGCATTGTCTGGTTACAGAAAGGGTCACTGATGGTCGCTCCTGGTACAAGGATATTAAGGAATTCATGAAAACAGGATCCTACCCTCCTGATACTGATTCTGTTGCAAAAATTTTCTTACGCAGAATGTCATCAAGATTCTTCTTGAATGGAGAAGTGCTATACAAGAAAACATCTGATTTGGGCCTTCTGAGATGCATCAATGAAGAGGAAGCCGATTATATGATGAAAGAGGTGCATAGTGGGGTTTGTGGGCCACACATGAATGGGCATCTACTGGCTAAGAAGATCATGAGAACAGGATATTTTTGGCTTACCATGGAGCATGACTGTGTAGATTTTGTTagaaaatgtgttaagtgtCAAATGCATGGTGATATTATACGTGCTCCTCCTACAGAATTGCATAGTATGACTGCTCCATGGCCATGTTCGATCTGGGGAATGGATGTGATCGGAACTATTGATCCTTCTGCTTCAAATGGGCATCGATTCATTTTAGTGGCGATTGAATATTTCACCAAGTGGGTTGAGGCCGCATCCTATAAGCATGTGACTAAGAAAGTGGTGTCGgatttcttgagaaataatatCATCTGTCGTTTTGGGGTACCAGAGACGTTGATCACTGATAATGCCAAGAACCTCAATAATGATATGGTGGATGGATTATGTGAACAGTTCAAGATTAAACATCGAAATTCGGCCATTTacaggcctcagatgaatggagccgtTGAAgctgcaaataaaaatttgaaaaagattatTCGTAAGATGACTGAAGCACACCGGGATTGGCATGAGAAGCTGCCTTATGCACTAATGGCGTACAGAACTACCATCAGAACTTCTACTGGTGCAACTCCTTTCTCTcttatgtatggaatggaagcagtCCTGCCTGCagaagttgaaattccttccttgCGCATTCTGATGGAAGCTCAGATAGAAGAAGCTGAATGGGTTAGAGAACGTCAGGAGCAGTTGTCTCTAATTGATGAAAAGAGATTGAATGCCGTCTGTCATGGACAATGTTATCAGCAACGAATGGCCCGTGCTTACAACAAAAAGGTTAAGCCCCGtttgtttgaagttggagataagGTTTTGAAACGGATTCTTCCAATGCAAGATGAGGCTAAAGGGAAGTTTGCTCCCAATTGGCAAGGACCATTCATTGTTAAGAAAGTGCTATCCGGAGGAGCGCTTATCCTTATGGAAATGGACGGTCAAATTTTTCCCCAACCAATCAATGCAgacatgtgcaaaaagtttttcatttga